The Dreissena polymorpha isolate Duluth1 chromosome 10, UMN_Dpol_1.0, whole genome shotgun sequence genome includes a region encoding these proteins:
- the LOC127847210 gene encoding uncharacterized protein LOC127847210 encodes MASVDLKSRQRSPRKTESPVKQLLKQPLGTDEFSVRLPSDKKTCSITGSAFLPDDKLVVADATNKKIKLFSADLKSIAHLETQTAPRDVTTMSNTEIACTLPNDRTVQVIHVGKTMTVSKSFKLDVECYGICYHDNAFYITSGWSTDKEVQIMDTEGVVQQKLRPEKGILRCPLYVTVDGKLDHIYVSDYETGIVGMDMLGNVTFKFSDTETKGFMGICSSPQGEVFICTLQPNGISRVQTETNRVYGSITTLNEPELEPVISLPTFNKGGQRPRSIAFSRKSQKILVSYVGQSVDMMNIYHF; translated from the exons ATGGCGTCCGTCGACTTAAAGAGCCGCCAGAGGTCGCCACGAAAGACCGAGTCACCTGTCAAGCAGCTTCTGAAACAGCCGCTAGGCACTGACGAGTTTAGCGTTAG GTTGCCGAGCGACAAGAAGACGTGCTCAATTACCGGCTCGGCTTTCCTACCAGACGACAAATTAGTTGTCGCAGACGCcacaaacaagaaaataaaattattcagTGCGGACTTGAAATCGATCGCACACTTAGAGACGCAGACCGCTCCGCGTGACGTCACGACCATGTCCAACACAGAGATCGCTTGTACGTTGCCTAATGACAG GACTGTTCAGGTGATTCATGTCGGCAAAACGATGACAGTGAGCAAGTCATTCAAGCTTGACGTCGAGTGCTACGGCATATGTTACCATGACAACGCGTTTTACATCACCAGCGGCTGGAGCACTGACAAGGAGGTCCAGATCATGG ACACCGAGGGGGTAGTTCAACAAAAATTGCGCCCGGAAAAGGGAATCTTGCGATGTCCCCTATACGTGACGGTTGATGGAAAACTGGAtcatatctacgtctctgattacGAGACGGGGATTGTAGGAATGGATATGTTGGGCAACGTTACCTTCAA GTTTAGCGACACGGAAACGAAAGGCTTCATGGGAATCTGCTCGTCCCCCCAAGGAGAAGTGTTCATCTGTACGCTCCAGCCCAACGGAATCTCCCGAGTGCAGACGGAGACAAACAGGGTCTACGGATCCATAACAACGCTCAACGAGCCGGAACTCGAACCCGTGATCTCATTGCCAACGTTCAACAAGGGCGGTCAGCGGCCAAGGTCGATCGCGTTCAGCCGGAAATCGCAGAAGATCCTCGTGTCCTATGTGGGCCAAAGCGTTGATATGATGAACATCTATCATTTCTAA